In Candidatus Synechococcus calcipolaris G9, a genomic segment contains:
- the recG gene encoding ATP-dependent DNA helicase RecG produces MEDSLDWQRLQKALEVEVVRGFSNLQGREYRFSDYVHLELSQHSYPNLPPHLLSRWHHAAEQYTTYGQLSVPERQHLIATTRRLLHEAQKALYTPAPAKDQGPRRQPQGLEQSLGQWPGIGSRLGDRLAKLGLYTLRDLLFYYPRDYIDYARQIPIRDLTPGETVTVVGKVRRCNCFTSPRNKKLTILEVVLQDQTGQLKLSRFFAGARFAQRGWQEQQKRLYAPQTILAASGVVKAGKYGLTLEDPDLEVMDHAGADIDSLTIGRIVPVYPLTEGVSPDVVRRSVKAILPIAAEVLDPLPQSILADYDLTALPESLAQIHFPSDRDRLDVARRRLIFDEFFYLQLGLLRRRQEQQREQQSIPLSTQGELIEAFYRGLPFQLTAAQERVVADILQDLGQPIPMNRLVQGDVGSGKTVVAVIAILAAIQSGYQAALMAPTEVLAEQHYRKLLDWLTPLPLPVELLTGSVKIRKRRQILSQLQTGELPILVGTHALIQEGVDFQRLGLVVIDEQHRFGVAQRAKLQQKGVFPHVLTMTATPIPRTLALTLHGDLDVSQIDELPPGRQPIQTTVLSRGDRHHAYELIRREVAQGRQTYVILPLVEESEKLDLKSAIEEHQRLQETVFPNFQVGLLHGRMTSGEKEIAINEFRQNQTQILVSTTVVEVGVDVPNATVMLIEHAERFGLSQLHQLRGRVGRGSHQSYCLLLNSSRSDTAKQRLAVLAQSQDGFFISEMDMRFRGPGEVLGTRQSGLPDFALASLVEDQDCLELARQAAETTIQQDNTLTSWPLLKQELDQRQQRLLGGTIMT; encoded by the coding sequence ATGGAGGATTCACTGGATTGGCAACGATTGCAAAAGGCCCTCGAAGTAGAGGTGGTGCGGGGGTTTAGTAATCTCCAGGGCCGGGAATATCGCTTTAGTGATTATGTTCATCTGGAATTAAGTCAGCATTCCTACCCAAATTTACCCCCCCATCTTCTGTCTCGATGGCATCATGCCGCTGAACAGTACACCACCTATGGTCAACTCTCTGTTCCAGAGCGACAACATCTGATCGCCACCACCCGCCGGCTACTCCATGAGGCCCAAAAAGCCCTTTATACCCCAGCCCCCGCCAAGGATCAGGGCCCTCGCCGCCAACCCCAAGGGTTAGAGCAATCCCTAGGACAGTGGCCCGGTATTGGTTCGCGGCTGGGCGATCGCCTGGCCAAGTTGGGCCTTTACACCCTGCGGGATTTGTTGTTTTACTATCCCCGTGACTATATAGACTATGCTCGTCAGATTCCAATTCGCGACCTAACTCCCGGTGAAACCGTGACCGTAGTGGGAAAGGTGCGGCGGTGTAATTGTTTTACTAGTCCCCGGAATAAAAAACTCACCATTTTAGAGGTTGTATTACAGGATCAAACAGGGCAACTGAAACTGAGTCGTTTTTTTGCCGGGGCGCGGTTTGCCCAACGGGGATGGCAGGAGCAACAAAAGCGTCTCTATGCTCCCCAAACCATTTTGGCCGCATCGGGGGTGGTGAAGGCGGGGAAGTATGGCCTCACGCTGGAGGATCCGGATCTGGAGGTGATGGATCATGCGGGGGCTGACATTGATTCCCTCACCATTGGCCGCATTGTGCCCGTGTATCCCTTGACGGAAGGGGTCTCTCCCGATGTGGTGCGGCGATCGGTGAAGGCCATTTTGCCCATAGCGGCAGAGGTACTCGATCCCCTCCCCCAGTCCATTTTGGCGGACTATGATTTGACGGCGTTGCCGGAAAGTCTGGCCCAAATTCATTTTCCCAGCGATCGCGATCGCCTCGATGTGGCCCGACGCAGACTTATTTTTGATGAATTTTTCTACCTACAATTGGGGTTACTGCGCCGCCGCCAGGAACAACAAAGGGAACAGCAAAGTATTCCCCTGAGTACCCAAGGGGAGTTAATTGAAGCCTTTTATCGCGGCTTACCCTTCCAGTTGACTGCTGCCCAGGAACGGGTGGTCGCGGATATTCTCCAGGATTTGGGCCAACCGATCCCAATGAATCGCTTAGTGCAGGGGGATGTGGGTTCTGGGAAAACCGTTGTGGCCGTGATTGCCATTTTAGCGGCGATCCAATCAGGCTACCAGGCGGCATTGATGGCTCCGACGGAAGTGTTGGCCGAGCAGCACTATCGCAAATTACTGGACTGGTTGACTCCCTTACCTTTGCCCGTGGAACTGTTGACCGGCTCAGTGAAAATTCGGAAGCGGCGGCAGATCCTCAGTCAACTACAAACTGGCGAGTTACCGATCCTGGTGGGAACCCATGCCCTGATCCAAGAGGGGGTTGATTTTCAGCGGCTGGGCCTGGTGGTGATTGATGAACAACATCGTTTTGGGGTAGCCCAGCGGGCAAAGTTGCAACAGAAAGGGGTCTTTCCCCATGTGTTAACGATGACGGCGACTCCCATTCCCCGCACCTTAGCCCTGACCCTCCACGGGGATCTGGATGTGAGCCAAATTGATGAACTGCCCCCCGGCCGACAACCCATTCAAACCACAGTCCTCAGTCGGGGCGATCGCCACCATGCCTACGAACTGATCCGCCGCGAAGTAGCCCAGGGCCGCCAAACCTACGTTATTTTACCCTTGGTGGAGGAGTCAGAAAAACTAGACCTTAAATCCGCCATTGAGGAACACCAGCGACTTCAGGAGACGGTCTTTCCCAATTTTCAGGTGGGCCTCCTCCATGGCCGCATGACCTCTGGGGAAAAGGAAATCGCCATTAACGAATTTCGCCAAAATCAAACCCAAATTTTAGTTTCAACCACGGTGGTGGAAGTGGGCGTAGATGTTCCCAATGCTACGGTGATGCTCATTGAACACGCGGAACGATTTGGCCTTTCCCAATTACATCAATTACGGGGGCGGGTGGGGCGGGGTTCCCACCAATCCTATTGCTTACTCCTGAATAGCTCCCGCAGTGATACGGCAAAACAACGCTTGGCCGTTTTAGCCCAATCCCAGGATGGTTTTTTTATATCTGAAATGGATATGCGCTTCCGGGGGCCGGGGGAAGTGTTGGGAACCCGTCAATCAGGACTACCGGATTTTGCCCTCGCCAGTTTAGTTGAAGATCAAGATTGTTTAGAACTCGCTCGCCAGGCGGCGGAAACGACGATCCAGCAAGACAATACCTTAACAAGTTGGCCCTTACTGAAACAGGAGCTCGATCAACGGCAACAACGACTCCTGGGGGGAACAATTATGACTTAG
- a CDS encoding pentapeptide repeat-containing protein, translated as MDAEELLARYAAGETDFSRANLTGIQLAGADLIGIDLGEANLHGANLAFAFLGRSNLKRANLARADLRGANLSQARLGEANLRDVNLHGASLEKAVLFGADITLADLTDCNLLDADLRQTNLSSTRLVGACLRGANFREEAFQDKSVLRDTNLSKCDFQGANLAAADLTNVNLSGANLREANLREADLRWANLEGAFLQGARLTEANLAHACLANADFSKVQMERAHFEDADLYQANFSQARLAQSYLEQVNAELANFQGAILNGADLRRGNFQRVNFQDVRLVDAYLARANLSGADLRQANLTRAEISSAILLDAQLDGATMPDGSTYY; from the coding sequence ATGGACGCTGAAGAACTCCTAGCCCGGTATGCCGCCGGTGAAACTGATTTTAGCCGGGCAAACCTGACGGGTATTCAACTGGCTGGTGCAGACTTAATTGGGATTGATTTGGGTGAGGCCAATCTCCATGGGGCTAATTTAGCCTTTGCCTTTCTGGGGCGATCAAATCTGAAGCGGGCCAACCTGGCCCGGGCCGATCTGCGGGGGGCAAATCTAAGTCAAGCCCGTCTAGGGGAGGCCAATCTACGGGATGTCAATCTCCATGGAGCCAGCCTAGAAAAAGCGGTTCTCTTTGGCGCAGATATTACCCTGGCGGATCTGACGGATTGTAATCTTCTGGATGCGGATCTACGGCAAACCAATCTGAGTAGTACTCGCCTCGTGGGCGCCTGTTTGCGGGGAGCCAATTTCCGGGAAGAAGCCTTTCAGGATAAATCCGTCCTCCGGGACACTAATTTATCAAAATGTGATTTCCAGGGGGCCAATTTAGCAGCGGCGGATCTCACCAATGTCAATTTGAGTGGGGCCAATTTGCGGGAAGCCAATCTCCGGGAAGCTGATCTGCGCTGGGCAAATCTGGAAGGGGCATTTTTACAGGGCGCTCGGTTAACGGAGGCTAATCTAGCCCATGCCTGTCTAGCCAATGCGGATTTTAGTAAGGTGCAAATGGAACGGGCCCACTTTGAAGATGCGGATCTATATCAAGCCAACTTTTCCCAAGCTCGTTTAGCCCAATCCTACCTAGAGCAGGTGAATGCTGAACTGGCCAATTTCCAAGGGGCGATCTTAAATGGAGCGGATCTGCGCCGGGGCAATTTTCAACGGGTAAATTTCCAAGATGTCCGTTTAGTTGATGCCTATTTAGCCCGTGCCAATCTCAGCGGAGCGGATCTGCGTCAAGCTAATCTTACCCGTGCTGAAATTAGTAGTGCAATTCTCCTGGATGCCCAACTGGATGGGGCCACGATGCCCGATGGCAGTACCTACTACTGA
- a CDS encoding PAS domain S-box protein codes for MTPAYPPLSIDQISLDDWECTPESVKQLLQFLDATPIGISVHDPSGKLIYLNQVGRSLLGVEHISVVETAELSFRFQAYRGGTGQLYPTEELPVIQALRGETVWADDMEIHQQGKVICLETWASPIFNVQGQVIYGVVAFQDISDRKRREIEQQQVDQQVRAQDIFYREVIQAQTDMILRSQADTTITFANEAFCLALGRPLEEVIGLKWFDFVPVDQMELVQERLVKLSPDHPTFESINQDYRPNQEIGWTHWISMGVFNEQGQLLEIQSVGRDITALQRKVEREQALNRVIQAIRQTLDLETIFTTATRETAQLLTSVDCFVVQYFVHQSYWEHVAEFYQDTDHASTLGLRIPDQGKPFAAQLKNLQIVQVEDTRAIEDAINQAIAQDLPGAWLLVPLVVNGSLWGSFTLHTDQHAYFWTETAISLARAVAEQLELAIHQAQLYQQAQLELAQRRQVEQALRESQNRLQNMAENLPGALFRYIQHADGSNRVIYMSRGCVELWEVEADVAEQDSSVIWQLTHPDDLPGMYASVMESARTLTAWFWSWRIITPSGQLKWLEGTGRPEQQANGDVVWDSLIIDITARKQAELQFQNLVANAPGVIYQYVLHPDGRDAMVYISEGCRDLWGLEPEAIRNDLNILWALTYPDDTEPMRQSIAQSAKNLTPWVWEWRMYHCSGTLKWLRGSSNPQQQANGDVVWDGLILDISDRKEVEAKVTEQQAQLDLVIQSSNVGFYITDLRNQTSYVSPSYKAQLGYGEADAEAAPSDWNNRLHPDDRDRAIAAYQALLRKDAGYSIDFRLRHRDGSYRWIYSNAQLICDDQGQPIKVVGSHIDISDRKEAEAALRESEERYRFLAENINDLIALHHPDGTYIYVSPSCETLLGYRCEEMMGRDPYSFLHPEDRDRIQATLEAALNTGKFMPITYRVQQKTGNYLWFETLIKPIFDRATGVISQLQTTSRNVTQRVEVQDQLKHDALHDALTGLPNRNLLMERLELALNRAKRFKDHYFAVLFLDLDRFKVINDSLGHLAGDQLLIRVAQKLDGLLRAADLVVRLGGDEFVILLEEIKGIEEAVRVAERILAELHIPIHIGGREVYTTASIGIVFGSDRYTLATNLLRDADIAMYRAKNTGKSRYEIFDAEMHRQALRRLHLENDLRQALDRQELVLHYQPIVTLDTCQLVGFEALIRWQHPSQGLKYPDEFMAIAEETGLITPMDIWGLRTACQQLRTWQQDFPDHRHLKVSVNLSAQDLRRGDILYHIDLTLAETQLPSHCLTLEITESMLIDDIESTIALLEAIKERGIYLSIDDFGTGYSSLSYLHRLPVDNLKVDRSFVNQMNTGRRNHQIVETIVTLSNQLELDAIAEGIETEEQRQQLQDLGYKFGQGYLFSKSLNAQQVKTLLAMDLGNCR; via the coding sequence ATGACTCCTGCCTATCCCCCGCTATCAATTGATCAAATTTCCTTGGATGATTGGGAATGTACGCCGGAGAGTGTCAAGCAACTCCTGCAATTTCTAGATGCCACTCCCATCGGTATTTCTGTCCATGATCCCAGTGGGAAGCTCATCTATCTCAATCAGGTGGGGCGATCGCTCCTGGGGGTTGAGCATATTTCCGTGGTTGAGACGGCAGAACTGTCCTTCAGATTTCAGGCCTATCGTGGTGGGACTGGCCAGCTTTACCCCACTGAGGAGTTACCCGTCATTCAAGCCCTCAGGGGAGAGACAGTTTGGGCCGATGACATGGAAATTCACCAGCAGGGAAAAGTCATCTGTCTGGAAACCTGGGCCTCCCCCATTTTTAATGTTCAGGGGCAGGTGATCTATGGAGTCGTTGCTTTTCAGGATATTAGCGATCGCAAGCGCAGGGAAATCGAACAGCAACAGGTAGATCAACAGGTACGGGCCCAGGATATTTTTTATCGCGAGGTCATCCAAGCCCAGACTGACATGATCCTGCGATCGCAAGCAGATACGACAATTACCTTTGCCAATGAGGCCTTTTGTCTAGCCCTAGGCCGTCCCTTAGAGGAGGTGATTGGCCTGAAATGGTTTGATTTTGTCCCCGTCGATCAGATGGAACTGGTGCAAGAACGTCTGGTAAAGCTGTCTCCAGACCATCCCACCTTTGAAAGTATTAACCAAGACTATCGCCCCAACCAGGAAATTGGCTGGACCCACTGGATTAGTATGGGGGTTTTTAATGAGCAGGGGCAATTACTGGAAATCCAGTCCGTGGGTCGAGATATTACCGCGCTACAAAGGAAAGTGGAGCGGGAGCAGGCCCTGAATCGGGTGATCCAAGCCATTCGCCAAACCCTGGATCTAGAGACTATTTTTACCACGGCCACTCGGGAAACTGCCCAACTCTTAACCTCGGTGGACTGTTTTGTTGTCCAATATTTTGTCCATCAGAGCTATTGGGAACATGTTGCCGAATTTTATCAGGATACTGATCATGCTTCCACCCTAGGTCTGAGGATACCCGACCAGGGAAAACCCTTTGCCGCCCAGCTAAAGAACTTACAAATTGTCCAAGTCGAAGATACCCGTGCCATTGAAGATGCCATTAACCAGGCGATCGCCCAGGATTTACCGGGAGCCTGGTTATTAGTTCCCCTGGTGGTGAATGGCTCACTGTGGGGAAGTTTTACGCTGCATACGGATCAACACGCCTATTTCTGGACAGAAACCGCCATCAGTTTAGCCCGCGCGGTGGCAGAGCAATTGGAATTAGCCATTCATCAGGCCCAACTCTATCAACAAGCCCAACTCGAACTAGCCCAGCGGCGACAGGTGGAGCAAGCCCTGCGGGAAAGTCAAAATCGCCTTCAAAATATGGCGGAAAATTTACCGGGGGCCCTCTTTCGCTATATCCAGCACGCTGACGGATCCAATCGCGTGATCTATATGAGTCGGGGCTGTGTGGAACTCTGGGAAGTGGAGGCCGATGTAGCTGAACAAGACTCTTCGGTGATTTGGCAATTGACCCATCCCGATGATCTGCCTGGGATGTACGCATCCGTCATGGAATCAGCCCGAACCTTGACCGCCTGGTTTTGGTCTTGGCGGATTATTACGCCCTCTGGTCAATTGAAATGGCTGGAAGGAACTGGCCGGCCCGAGCAACAGGCCAATGGCGATGTGGTTTGGGATTCCCTGATTATTGATATTACTGCCCGGAAGCAGGCAGAACTTCAGTTTCAAAACTTAGTAGCCAATGCCCCAGGGGTGATTTATCAGTATGTCCTCCATCCCGATGGTAGGGATGCCATGGTGTATATCAGTGAAGGATGCCGAGACCTGTGGGGGCTGGAACCCGAGGCAATTAGAAACGATCTGAATATTCTCTGGGCCTTGACCTACCCCGATGATACTGAACCGATGCGACAATCCATTGCCCAGTCTGCTAAAAATCTGACTCCGTGGGTCTGGGAATGGCGAATGTATCACTGTTCAGGTACGCTCAAATGGCTACGGGGCTCGTCTAATCCCCAACAGCAGGCCAATGGGGATGTGGTCTGGGATGGCTTAATTCTAGATATTAGCGATCGCAAGGAGGTGGAAGCCAAAGTTACGGAACAGCAGGCCCAACTCGACCTAGTGATTCAGTCCTCCAATGTCGGGTTTTATATTACGGATCTCCGCAACCAAACCTCCTATGTTTCCCCCTCCTATAAGGCCCAGTTGGGGTATGGAGAAGCCGATGCCGAAGCGGCCCCCAGCGATTGGAATAACCGTCTGCACCCCGACGATCGCGATCGCGCCATTGCTGCTTACCAAGCTCTTTTACGCAAAGATGCAGGCTACAGTATCGACTTTAGATTACGTCATCGGGATGGTAGCTACCGCTGGATCTATAGCAATGCCCAACTCATTTGTGATGACCAGGGACAGCCCATCAAAGTGGTCGGTTCCCACATTGACATTAGCGATCGCAAGGAAGCCGAAGCAGCCCTGCGGGAAAGTGAGGAACGGTATCGCTTTTTAGCCGAAAACATCAATGATCTAATTGCCCTGCATCACCCCGATGGCACTTATATTTACGTCAGTCCCTCCTGTGAAACCCTACTGGGCTACCGCTGTGAAGAAATGATGGGTCGAGATCCCTATAGTTTCTTGCATCCTGAGGATCGCGATCGCATTCAAGCAACTCTGGAAGCGGCCCTAAACACGGGCAAATTTATGCCCATTACCTACCGGGTTCAGCAAAAAACGGGGAATTATCTCTGGTTTGAAACTCTGATCAAGCCTATTTTCGATCGGGCCACAGGAGTAATTAGCCAACTGCAAACCACATCCCGCAATGTGACCCAACGGGTAGAAGTTCAAGATCAACTCAAGCATGATGCCCTCCACGATGCCCTAACGGGGCTGCCCAATCGCAATCTATTAATGGAGCGGCTGGAACTGGCCCTTAATCGCGCTAAACGGTTCAAAGATCACTATTTTGCCGTCCTTTTTCTGGATTTGGATCGGTTCAAAGTCATTAACGATAGTCTCGGCCATCTAGCGGGGGATCAACTCCTGATTCGGGTGGCTCAAAAACTGGATGGATTATTGCGGGCGGCGGATTTGGTCGTGCGCTTGGGGGGGGATGAATTTGTCATTCTTTTAGAAGAAATTAAGGGCATTGAAGAGGCGGTGCGTGTAGCAGAGCGTATTTTGGCTGAGTTACATATTCCAATTCATATTGGCGGACGAGAGGTGTATACCACCGCCAGTATTGGTATTGTTTTTGGTAGCGATCGCTATACCTTGGCAACTAACCTCTTACGGGATGCGGACATTGCCATGTACCGGGCCAAAAATACCGGCAAGTCTCGCTATGAAATTTTCGATGCGGAAATGCACCGCCAAGCCCTGCGCCGCCTCCACCTAGAAAATGATCTGCGCCAAGCCCTCGATCGCCAGGAATTAGTCCTCCATTATCAACCCATTGTCACCCTAGACACGTGCCAATTAGTGGGTTTTGAAGCCCTGATTCGTTGGCAACATCCCAGCCAAGGTCTCAAATATCCCGATGAATTTATGGCGATCGCCGAAGAAACGGGCCTGATCACACCCATGGATATCTGGGGTTTGCGAACCGCCTGCCAACAGTTGCGTACCTGGCAACAAGACTTTCCTGACCACCGTCACTTAAAAGTTAGTGTGAATCTCTCGGCCCAAGATCTGCGGCGGGGGGATATCCTCTACCACATCGACCTGACCCTGGCAGAAACCCAATTGCCAAGTCATTGTTTAACCCTAGAAATTACCGAAAGTATGCTCATTGATGACATTGAATCCACGATCGCCCTGTTGGAAGCCATTAAAGAGCGGGGAATTTACCTGAGCATTGATGATTTTGGTACGGGCTACTCCTCCCTTAGTTATCTTCATCGTTTACCTGTGGATAATCTGAAAGTGGATCGCTCCTTTGTCAATCAGATGAACACCGGCCGCCGTAATCACCAAATTGTCGAAACCATCGTCACCCTGAGCAATCAACTAGAACTCGATGCGATCGCCGAGGGTATTGAGACGGAAGAGCAACGCCAACAACTCCAAGACCTGGGCTATAAGTTTGGCCAGGGCTATCTCTTTTCTAAGTCCTTGAATGCCCAGCAGGTCAAGACCCTTTTAGCAATGGATTTGGGCAATTGTCGCTGA